In Citrus sinensis cultivar Valencia sweet orange chromosome 4, DVS_A1.0, whole genome shotgun sequence, one DNA window encodes the following:
- the LOC102607668 gene encoding RNA pseudouridine synthase 5 isoform X2 — protein sequence MMSGSSERVAVFGEPWPQLNEGLLYNDVVSPSDSKLTLIEFYSTKHKNSAPLQGWLQRIQNGQITVDGRVVNDPNIILSAGSELVYHRLPWKEPDVPYLLEVFYEDDDLIALNKPSGLQVLPGGLFQQRTVLKQLQWRASKQSSSLSSQASHPVPVHRLGRGTSGILLCAKTKLAKTCIAAYFADKTSVVDADNTVMELSQRKITKIYRALVHGIVDEDKVIIKQPIGIVRYPGVAKGLYVASPSGKPALSKVDVLERDVQRNCTLVQVEIQSGRPHQIRIHLAFLGHPLLGDPLYVAGGQPKSFDSEFADGTFAQDGGYERPVNPVPGDCGYYLHAYQLFLSHPTTNEVIKITAPLPSVLKTREEGREVDKSVGSERIRGIHIDSLP from the exons ATGATGTCTGGCTCTTCGGAAAGAG TAGCCGTGTTCGGGGAGCCATGGCCGCAACTCAACGAAGGTTTATTATACAACGACGTCGTTTCCCCCTCTGATTCGA AATTGACACTGATCGAATTCTACTCTACCAAGCACAAAAATTCAGCTCCTTTGCAAGG TTGGTTGCAGAGAATTCAAAATGGACAG ATAACAGTTGATGGCCGAGTTGTTAATGATCCCAACATTATCCTCAG TGCTGGTTCAGAACTAGTTTATCATAGACTTCCTTGGAAGGAGCCTGATGTGCCGTACTTGCTTGAGGTTTTCtatgaagatgatgatttg ATTGCTTTAAACAAGCCTTCTGGTCTGCAAGTTTTGCCTGGAGGGCTTTTCCAGCAGAGAACAGTTTTAAAGCAGCTGCAATGGCGGGCAAGCAAGCAAAGCTCTTCCCTATCAAGTCAAGCATCACATCCTGTTCCTGTACATCGGCTGGGGAGGGGCACATCAG GAATATTACTTTGTGCAAAGACAAAGCTTGCGAAAACTTGCATTGCAGCATATTTTGCCGATAAGACATCGGTTGTTGACGCTGACAA TACTGTGATGGAGCTTTCTCAGAGGAAAATTACGAAGATATATCGAGCACTAGTGCATGGAATAGTTGATGAGGATAAG GTTATCATCAAGCAGCCAATTGGAATTGTGCGGTATCCTGGAGTGGCCAAAGGGCTGTATGTTGCTTCTCCCTCAG GAAAACCAGCTCTGAGCAAAGTTGATGTCCTTGAGAGAGATGTACAAAGAAACTGCACTTTGGTCCAG GTTGAAATCCAATCAGGCCGACCACACCAAATACGCATACATCTTGCCTTTCTTGGCCATCCTTTACTGG GTGATCCGCTGTATGTTGCTGGTGGCCAACCAAAGTCCTTCGATTCGGAATTTGCAGATGGAACTTTTGCACAAGATGG AGGGTACGAGAGACCTGTAAATCCCGTCCCTGGAGACTGTGGCTACTATTTACATGCATACCAACTATTTCTTTCTCACCCAACTACCAATGAG gtaataaaaattacagcacCTCTTCCATCTGTTCTCAAAACACGAGAAGAAGGTAGAGAAGTCGACAAATCAGTGGGCTCAGAAAGGATACGGGGGATACACATTGACAGCTTGCCTTGA
- the LOC102607668 gene encoding RNA pseudouridine synthase 5 isoform X1, translating to MMSGSSERVAVFGEPWPQLNEGLLYNDVVSPSDSKLTLIEFYSTKHKNSAPLQGWLQRIQNGQITVDGRVVNDPNIILSAGSELVYHRLPWKEPDVPYLLEVFYEDDDLIALNKPSGLQVLPGGLFQQRTVLKQLQWRASKQSSSLSSQASHPVPVHRLGRGTSGILLCAKTKLAKTCIAAYFADKTSVVDADNTVMELSQRKITKIYRALVHGIVDEDKVIIKQPIGIVRYPGVAKGLYVASPSGKPALSKVDVLERDVQRNCTLVQQVEIQSGRPHQIRIHLAFLGHPLLGDPLYVAGGQPKSFDSEFADGTFAQDGGYERPVNPVPGDCGYYLHAYQLFLSHPTTNEVIKITAPLPSVLKTREEGREVDKSVGSERIRGIHIDSLP from the exons ATGATGTCTGGCTCTTCGGAAAGAG TAGCCGTGTTCGGGGAGCCATGGCCGCAACTCAACGAAGGTTTATTATACAACGACGTCGTTTCCCCCTCTGATTCGA AATTGACACTGATCGAATTCTACTCTACCAAGCACAAAAATTCAGCTCCTTTGCAAGG TTGGTTGCAGAGAATTCAAAATGGACAG ATAACAGTTGATGGCCGAGTTGTTAATGATCCCAACATTATCCTCAG TGCTGGTTCAGAACTAGTTTATCATAGACTTCCTTGGAAGGAGCCTGATGTGCCGTACTTGCTTGAGGTTTTCtatgaagatgatgatttg ATTGCTTTAAACAAGCCTTCTGGTCTGCAAGTTTTGCCTGGAGGGCTTTTCCAGCAGAGAACAGTTTTAAAGCAGCTGCAATGGCGGGCAAGCAAGCAAAGCTCTTCCCTATCAAGTCAAGCATCACATCCTGTTCCTGTACATCGGCTGGGGAGGGGCACATCAG GAATATTACTTTGTGCAAAGACAAAGCTTGCGAAAACTTGCATTGCAGCATATTTTGCCGATAAGACATCGGTTGTTGACGCTGACAA TACTGTGATGGAGCTTTCTCAGAGGAAAATTACGAAGATATATCGAGCACTAGTGCATGGAATAGTTGATGAGGATAAG GTTATCATCAAGCAGCCAATTGGAATTGTGCGGTATCCTGGAGTGGCCAAAGGGCTGTATGTTGCTTCTCCCTCAG GAAAACCAGCTCTGAGCAAAGTTGATGTCCTTGAGAGAGATGTACAAAGAAACTGCACTTTGGTCCAG CAGGTTGAAATCCAATCAGGCCGACCACACCAAATACGCATACATCTTGCCTTTCTTGGCCATCCTTTACTGG GTGATCCGCTGTATGTTGCTGGTGGCCAACCAAAGTCCTTCGATTCGGAATTTGCAGATGGAACTTTTGCACAAGATGG AGGGTACGAGAGACCTGTAAATCCCGTCCCTGGAGACTGTGGCTACTATTTACATGCATACCAACTATTTCTTTCTCACCCAACTACCAATGAG gtaataaaaattacagcacCTCTTCCATCTGTTCTCAAAACACGAGAAGAAGGTAGAGAAGTCGACAAATCAGTGGGCTCAGAAAGGATACGGGGGATACACATTGACAGCTTGCCTTGA
- the LOC102607668 gene encoding RNA pseudouridine synthase 5 isoform X3, translating to MMSGSSERVAVFGEPWPQLNEGLLYNDVVSPSDSKLTLIEFYSTKHKNSAPLQGWLQRIQNGQITVDGRVVNDPNIILSAGSELVYHRLPWKEPDVPYLLEVFYEDDDLIALNKPSGLQVLPGGLFQQRTVLKQLQWRASKQSSSLSSQASHPVPVHRLGRGTSGILLCAKTKLAKTCIAAYFADKTSVVDADNTVMELSQRKITKIYRALVHGIVDEDKVIIKQPIGIVRYPGVAKGLYVASPSGKPALSKVDVLERDVQRNCTLVQQVEIQSGRPHQIRIHLAFLGHPLLGDPLYVAGGQPKSFDSEFADGTFAQDG from the exons ATGATGTCTGGCTCTTCGGAAAGAG TAGCCGTGTTCGGGGAGCCATGGCCGCAACTCAACGAAGGTTTATTATACAACGACGTCGTTTCCCCCTCTGATTCGA AATTGACACTGATCGAATTCTACTCTACCAAGCACAAAAATTCAGCTCCTTTGCAAGG TTGGTTGCAGAGAATTCAAAATGGACAG ATAACAGTTGATGGCCGAGTTGTTAATGATCCCAACATTATCCTCAG TGCTGGTTCAGAACTAGTTTATCATAGACTTCCTTGGAAGGAGCCTGATGTGCCGTACTTGCTTGAGGTTTTCtatgaagatgatgatttg ATTGCTTTAAACAAGCCTTCTGGTCTGCAAGTTTTGCCTGGAGGGCTTTTCCAGCAGAGAACAGTTTTAAAGCAGCTGCAATGGCGGGCAAGCAAGCAAAGCTCTTCCCTATCAAGTCAAGCATCACATCCTGTTCCTGTACATCGGCTGGGGAGGGGCACATCAG GAATATTACTTTGTGCAAAGACAAAGCTTGCGAAAACTTGCATTGCAGCATATTTTGCCGATAAGACATCGGTTGTTGACGCTGACAA TACTGTGATGGAGCTTTCTCAGAGGAAAATTACGAAGATATATCGAGCACTAGTGCATGGAATAGTTGATGAGGATAAG GTTATCATCAAGCAGCCAATTGGAATTGTGCGGTATCCTGGAGTGGCCAAAGGGCTGTATGTTGCTTCTCCCTCAG GAAAACCAGCTCTGAGCAAAGTTGATGTCCTTGAGAGAGATGTACAAAGAAACTGCACTTTGGTCCAG CAGGTTGAAATCCAATCAGGCCGACCACACCAAATACGCATACATCTTGCCTTTCTTGGCCATCCTTTACTGG GTGATCCGCTGTATGTTGCTGGTGGCCAACCAAAGTCCTTCGATTCGGAATTTGCAGATGGAACTTTTGCACAAGATGG gtaa